In the Oncorhynchus nerka isolate Pitt River linkage group LG6, Oner_Uvic_2.0, whole genome shotgun sequence genome, TGTCCCGGAGGTAAAGCCCTCAGAGCCCAAGACCATTTTATAGTAATTAAACCTCTCTGGGTTTTCAGGAAGCTGCTGTCTCTCTTTATTGTATATGGCACTGGTCAGGTCCTCAGACAGGATGAGATTTGGGTTCGCAGTGTTGGGGTCCAGAATCACAGAAtctgaggacagagaacagagatacagtgttgggttgggttggcagTGTTGGGGTCCAGAATCACAGAAtctgaggacagagaacagagatacagtgttgggttgggttggcagTGTTGGGGTCCAGAATCACAGAAtctgaggacagagaacagagatacagtgttgggttgggttggcagTGTTGGGGTCCAGAATCACAGAATCTGAGGAGGGAGATCAGAgatgttgggttgggttggcagTGTTGGGGTCCAGAATCACAGAAtctgaggacagagaacagagatacagtgttgggttgggttggcagTGTTGGGGTCCAGAATCACAGAATCTGAGGAGGGAGATCAGAgatgttgggttgggttggcagTGTTGGGGTCCAGAAtctgaggacagagaacagagacagggttgggttgggttggcagTGTTGGGGTCCAGAATCACAGAATCTGAGGAGGAGATCAGAgatgttgggttgggttggcagTGTTGGGGTCCAGAAtctgaggacagagaacagagatacagggttgggttgggttggcagTGTTGGGGTCCAGAATCACAGAATCTGAGGAGGGAGATCAGAgatgttgggttgggttggcagTGTTGGGGTCCAGAAtctgaggacagagaacagagatacagggttgggttgggttggcagTGTTGGGGTCCAGAATCACAGAATCTGAGGAGGGAGATCAGAgatgttgggttgggttggcagTGTTGGGGTCCAGAATCTGAGGAGGGAGATCAGAGATAGGGTATTATTTTTGTTATTGTTTGTTGATTGATgattgttgtttgttgttgttgatgatgaagTGCGCTCTCTAATCCCTGAGCTACATGTGTGGACTTCTTAGCAACAAGGTGTTTAGCATTTGTAATGTAATGTGAAGATAATGAGAGATGACAAACTGTTGTGCAGAAAAGGTTATTGTTTTGGCTAAGTAGGTAATAGTATTAGTTTAATTTGCAGTGTTCAGCAATCTAGAAGAACTGTCATGCTCACTGTATTTCACAATTCCCTGCATCTCCTCCCAGACTCTGAACTGCAGGTTTCCCAGGTGTTTGGCCACGTCTATGAGTGCTCCTGAGACCAGCTGTGGATCCGGCAGTGTGCACTGGGTTCTGGAAGAACATTCAGGAGTCAGTGCAGCTGTTGCTGTAGGGttgggttcagaaccacagagaaGAGAAAGATAGGAGGCAGATCACTTACCTTACCACTGTGACCTTATAGTTCTGAAAAAAAAACAGAAGACAAGATTAAATTAAACAATCAATATTTATCAGTCAACCAATACACATACCAACACATCACGTCAATTTAGAGAGAGCAGTGCTGACCTTCAGGAATGAGATGTCTTCAGCTCTCAGCTCCTCCTCTAAGGCTCTGATTGTGTCTGAAAGTGATGATATCTCTCTGCTCATCTCCTCAATCTTCTCCTTCATCACCTGACTCTtctgctcctcttcctccctcagaaCAGCTAtcctcacctcctcttcctctcgtaGAAACTGGTGGAGCTTCTTAAATTCCTTTCTCATCCGTATCTCTGTGCTCTGGGCCTTGTTCTGGAGACAGTGAGAGGAACGGTAGTAAACTATCTGCATAAACACTGGATCATAAATATTCTGCACAACACTATCGAGTCATTATCCTTACTTTAATATGCTTTGCTGTTTCATCACAGATTTCTTGAACTTCATTCAAGCCCTTCAGCTTCTTCTGTAAGGGCTTCAGGACCGTCTGGAGTTCTTCCTGGCATAAGCAGATGTTGAGTGAatatgagagagaaatagatggaGGAGTCAAAGTGTATAAACAAAGGGGGAATTTTTAGGAACATCcctttccatgttaaaatgtgatGTGAATACAGGTTAGAATGCTGTGCAACTATAGTTCTTCATTGTCACTTAATATGCAGACAATGGCCGCTGTTTAATATTGCTGTCGTTTTAGTTTTCTGTGTGTTTCTATTACTATTTGTATTCTACTGTACCCTGTGGTCCTGTGCAGCTTCGTCTATGGGGCAGCAGTCATGTTTTTTGTGGGTTTTTGAGGTCTGACACACAACACAGATGGGCTGTTTATCATCCAGACAGAAGAGCTTGAGTTTCTCGTTGTGCAGATTGCAGTGCTCCTCAGACTCCCCTGAATCTCTCCGCCTCCTCTCCTGTAAGAAGGCCTCACACAGGTTCTTTAAGACCAGGTTACAGGGAGGATCTGCCCTTGAAGATCTTCTCCTGCAAACTGGACATTCCTTTTCTGCCTTCCCCCTGCAGTATTCCTGCAGACAGGCTTTACAGAAGCTGTGACCACATGACAGGATGACAGGATCCTTGAAGATGtcacagcacacagcacaggaTAGATCGTCCTCTTGGAGAGATAATCTGGAAGCCATTTTGTTCTTGTGACAATCCCTCCTCTGGAATGACCGAGCCTTGTAGAAAAGTTAACTTTCACTTTTGATTCTGATTGTTAAAAACCTAGTGTGATTAAGCAGCAACGTGAGATCCCTGTTTTTAGTATGTATTTCTCACGGTAGTTGTAAAGGTCATTTCTCTCTCCCAGGGTTTTCTGTGTGCTCAGTCTGGTTTCTCCGAGCAGGTAGTTTAGAGAACACATTGACAGATTACCGTCAACCATCGATGTTCACACACTAAACTTCTGAAAGAGAAGTCAAGTAGGAGGTGGAGTTTTGAGACCAGGACACCATGATCACGTGATGAGTAGGGCCTATTTGATGCCCTGTACGCACAGCTCACAAAGTAAATAATAATTTCACCACTAAATTGCAATCTCAAAACAGACACAGCCCATGATTAAGCCCCTCGCCTTTACTGTGTCTGTGCCACAAGAGCTAACACAAAGCTTCTGTAGGTTACGTGGTATACAAAATATACCTGacaatgggaggagaggagggattcTATAGGGTTGTGTCATCATTAGAATGACAGGGTGATTGGATGCTGTAGTCTGTCCTCTACTCGTGGCTGTAGAGACATTTCAAAGTAAAACTCAGAAGTATTCCATAGGAGGGTTTTATTCACGTGTTACTTTATATACATAGAAAGCATGAACAACGAGGGTAAAGAGAAGGAGTACAATGTTCTGCAGCCATTTTGTTTATATGAACAACAGCCATTTGTACAGTTCATTGTGATACTCACTAAACAGAGGGATGGAAGTAAAACCTTTGTAGCCCACTTaacaatagttttttttttactaaatgAAACTAACATGAAATCTATTTGGTACAAAATATAAAATAATACAGTGTGACACTGAAACATTGTAGACATTGATCCCAGTGCTGGACTTAGACAATGTGTGATCCCAGTGCTGGACTTAGACAATGTGTGATCCCAGTGCTGGACTTAGACAATGTGTGATCCCAGTGCTGGACTTAGACAATGTGTGATCCCAGTGCTGGACTTAGACAATGTGTGATCCCAGTGCTGGACTTAGACAATGTGTGATCCCAGTGCTGGACTTAGACAATGTGTGATCCCAGTGCTGGACTTAGACAATGTGATCCCAGTGCTGGACTTAGACAATGTGTGATCCCAGTGCTGGACTTAGACAATGTGTGATCCCAGTGCTGGACTTAGACAATGTGTGATCCCAGTGCTGGACTTAGACAATGTGTGATCCCAGTGCTGGACTTAGACAATGTGTGATCCCAGTGCTGGACTTAGACAATGTGTGATCCCAGTGCTGGACTTAGACAATGTGTGATCCCAGTGCTGGACTTAGACAATGTGTGATCCCAGTGCTCGACTTAGACAATGTGTGATCCCAGTGCTGGACTTAGACAATGTGTGATCCCAGTGCTGGACTTAGACAATGTGTGATCCCAGTGCTGGACTTAGACAATGTGTGATCCCAGTGCTGGACTTAGACAATGTGTGATCCCAGTGCTGGACTTAGACAATGTGTGATCCCAGTGCTGGACTTAGACAATGTGTGATCCCAGTGCTGGACTTAGACAATGTGTGATCCCAGTGCTGGACTTAGACAATGTGTGATCCCAGTGCTGGACTTAGACAATGTGTGATCCCAGTTCACATGACAATGATGATCCCAGTGCTGGACTTAGACAATGTGTGATCCCAGTGCTCGACTTAGACAATGTGTGATCCCAGTGCTGGACTTAGACAATGTGTGATCTGCTGGACTTAGACAATGTCTGATCAGTCCCAACACAATGTGGATCCCAGTGCTGGTCTTCAATGTGTGATCATAGTGCTGGACTTAGACAATTGTGATCCCATCTGACTTAGACAATGTGTGATCCCAGTGTTGGAAGACAATGTGTGATCCCAGTGCTGGACTGAACAGATCCCAGTGCTGGACTTCTATTATCATCACTTAGACAATGTGTGATCCCAGTGCTCTTGACAATATCTCCCAGTGCTCGACTTAGACAATGTGTGATCCCAGTGCTCGACTTAGACAATGTGTGATCCCAGTGCACTTGACAATGTGTGATGTGTCTCACCTGTGTGATCCCAGTGCTCTGCTGATCCCTGCTGGTCTGCATTTCAGTGCTGACTGCAATTTGATCCCAGTGCACTTAGACAATGTGTGATCCCAGTGCTGGACTCAGACTccccacctgcacacacacaacatcacacTGGACTTAGACAATGTGTGATCCCAGTGCTGGACACACAGTGCTGGACACAATGTGTGATCCCAGTGCTGGACACACAATTCCCAGTGCTGGACTTAGACAATGTGTGATCCCAGTGCTGGACTTAGACAATATAAACTAAAACAATGTGTGATCCCAGTGCTGGACTTAGACAATGTGTGATCCCAGTGCTGGACTAGACAATATCCCAGTGCTGGACTTAGACAAGATCCCAACTATCCCAGTGCTGGACTTAAATATAGTGCTGGACTTAGACAATGTGTGATCCCAGTGCTGGACACAATGTGTAAGTGTCTTCAAATCCCAGTGCTCCACAATGGACTTAGACAAGTATGCTGGACTTATCTGACCAGACAGACTTACACAATGTGTGATCCCATGTCTCCAGACAATGTGTACAGTGCCACAAGTGAGTGTATGCTGGTGTTGCTGGACTTAGACAATGTGTGATCCCAGTGCTGGACTTACAATGGTGAGAGTATGCTGGTGTGCTTTCCCAGTGCTGGACTTAGACAATGTGTGATCCCAGCTGGACTTGCTGTGTGATCCCAGTGCTGGACTTAGACAAGTGTGATCCCAGTGCTGGACTTCCAGATC is a window encoding:
- the LOC115121502 gene encoding E3 ubiquitin-protein ligase TRIM35-like — its product is MASRLSLQEDDLSCAVCCDIFKDPVILSCGHSFCKACLQEYCRGKAEKECPVCRRRSSRADPPCNLVLKNLCEAFLQERRRRDSGESEEHCNLHNEKLKLFCLDDKQPICVVCQTSKTHKKHDCCPIDEAAQDHREELQTVLKPLQKKLKGLNEVQEICDETAKHIKNKAQSTEIRMRKEFKKLHQFLREEEEVRIAVLREEEEQKSQVMKEKIEEMSREISSLSDTIRALEEELRAEDISFLKNYKVTVVRTQCTLPDPQLVSGALIDVAKHLGNLQFRVWEEMQGIVKYNSVILDPNTANPNLILSEDLTSAIYNKERQQLPENPERFNYYKMVLGSEGFTSGTHSWDVEVGFNTALGVIAESVQRKAKVESGFWCLSLWCVSPCDANGYDVDGDIQYKVESPPRPDIQLRLRKKPQRIRVQLDWDRGMLSFSDPDNNTHLYTITHTFTERVFPYLLKVGSTA